A window of the Streptomyces sp. NBC_00454 genome harbors these coding sequences:
- a CDS encoding LOG family protein, giving the protein MVNRYIDTEIETLAEFDRVVARGSLSGYRIQSVNLLERTFALLSADTSAAVFLGCAMEPDASVKVRADGALVFQPVPDLPFNPYRGLLYTAEELFSGLSGGYEATPDAEAYAWFQETKADGDVFSSMLRSIHDDAISDALDEHLDGARVVGVMGGHAMARGGAEYRGAAELGRALTRSGLTVATGGGPGAMEAANLGAYLAGAPDEALPEALEVLAKVPSFAPSVSDWARAAFSVRERWPAGPGGDSVGIPTWFYGHEPPNAFAGHIAKYFANAIREDGLLARSNAGVVFLPGAAGTVQEIFDSATPNYYGSRGKPTPMILVGRTHWTEHLPAWPLLQALARGRAMESRIALVDSVDEVPAVLAQMS; this is encoded by the coding sequence ATGGTCAATCGATACATCGACACCGAGATCGAGACGCTCGCCGAATTCGACCGGGTCGTGGCCCGCGGCTCGCTCAGCGGGTACCGGATCCAGTCGGTGAACCTGCTGGAGCGCACCTTCGCCCTGCTGTCCGCCGACACCTCCGCGGCCGTGTTCCTGGGCTGCGCGATGGAGCCCGACGCCTCGGTGAAGGTGCGCGCGGACGGCGCGCTGGTCTTCCAGCCCGTCCCCGACCTGCCGTTCAACCCGTACCGGGGGCTGCTGTACACGGCGGAGGAGTTGTTCTCGGGCCTCTCCGGCGGCTACGAGGCCACCCCTGACGCCGAGGCCTACGCCTGGTTCCAGGAGACCAAGGCGGACGGGGACGTCTTCTCCTCGATGCTGCGTTCCATCCACGACGACGCCATCTCCGACGCCCTCGACGAGCACCTCGACGGCGCCCGCGTGGTCGGTGTGATGGGCGGCCACGCCATGGCCCGCGGCGGCGCCGAGTACCGGGGCGCGGCCGAGCTCGGCCGGGCGCTGACCCGCTCCGGGCTGACCGTGGCCACCGGCGGCGGTCCGGGCGCGATGGAGGCGGCCAACCTCGGCGCCTACCTCGCCGGAGCCCCCGACGAGGCCCTGCCCGAGGCCCTGGAGGTCCTGGCCAAGGTCCCCTCCTTCGCCCCGTCGGTGTCCGACTGGGCGCGGGCGGCCTTCTCCGTGCGCGAACGCTGGCCGGCCGGACCGGGCGGCGACTCGGTGGGGATCCCGACCTGGTTCTACGGGCACGAGCCGCCGAACGCCTTCGCCGGCCACATCGCCAAGTACTTCGCGAACGCCATCCGGGAGGACGGGCTGCTCGCCCGGTCCAACGCCGGCGTGGTGTTCCTGCCGGGCGCCGCGGGCACCGTCCAGGAGATCTTCGACAGCGCGACGCCGAACTACTACGGATCCCGGGGCAAGCCCACCCCGATGATCCTCGTCGGACGCACCCACTGGACCGAGCACCTCCCGGCCTGGCCGCTGCTCCAGGCCCTGGCGCGCGGCCGCGCGATGGAGTCCCGGATCGCTCTCGTGGACTCCGTGGACGAGGTTCCGGCGGTACTCGCCCAAATGTCCTGA
- a CDS encoding response regulator, with translation MTIRVVVADDQELVRSGFAMILDVQEDIEVVAEVGDGAAAVAAVRDLAPDVALLDIRMPVLDGIEACRTISASSSCRTVMLTTFDSDEYVYEALHAGASGFLLKDVRRDDLVHAVRVVAAGDSLLAPSVARRLIEEYTAATARPAAGEVLSAERLEALTARERETLLLLGRGLSNAEIAGALTVSEHTVKSHVGNVLSKLGLRDRIQAVICAYETGLIAAGGPAGSWVSPSGE, from the coding sequence GTGACGATCCGTGTGGTGGTGGCCGACGATCAGGAGCTGGTGCGCAGCGGCTTCGCGATGATCCTGGACGTCCAGGAGGACATCGAGGTCGTGGCGGAGGTCGGGGACGGTGCGGCGGCGGTGGCCGCGGTGCGGGACCTGGCGCCGGACGTGGCGCTGCTGGACATCCGGATGCCGGTGCTGGACGGCATCGAGGCGTGCCGGACGATCTCGGCGAGCAGCTCCTGCCGGACGGTGATGCTGACGACCTTCGACTCGGACGAGTACGTGTACGAGGCGCTGCACGCGGGGGCCAGCGGGTTCCTGCTCAAGGACGTGCGGCGGGACGATCTGGTGCACGCGGTACGGGTGGTGGCCGCGGGCGATTCCCTGCTGGCGCCTTCGGTGGCCCGGCGCCTGATCGAGGAGTACACGGCGGCCACCGCCCGGCCGGCGGCCGGGGAGGTCCTGTCGGCCGAGCGGCTGGAGGCGCTGACGGCCCGCGAGCGGGAGACGCTGCTGCTCCTGGGGCGGGGGCTGTCGAACGCGGAGATCGCGGGGGCGCTGACCGTGAGCGAGCACACGGTCAAATCGCATGTGGGCAACGTGTTGTCGAAGCTGGGGCTGCGGGACCGGATCCAGGCGGTGATCTGCGCGTACGAGACGGGTTTGATCGCGGCCGGCGGGCCGGCTGGCTCTTGGGTATCTCCCTCTGGGGAGTGA
- a CDS encoding sensor histidine kinase has protein sequence MPAWGEIGARVRGADPRLQDLGLTLLVLLAVTMPFVVPRSADLPRADWASYAMTVLAVVPLVWRRRAPVAVLVAVLALGGVYKLAVDGPGQPIPYAGLIAFYTVALLSTARVRLAVAGLTVVAVALSVGWNTGTARELLFTLFVTAAAYALGRLQYTRQAYTSAVEDRAAQLERANRIEAEQAAARERARIAREMHDILSHAVSIMIVQAEAGPVAVRRAPERAEAAFEAIAETGRDAMAQLRTMLGVLRPDGGAAAAPRRPQPGIEELAGLLERVRGSGLEVGYERTGAVRPLPAALEATVHRVVQESLTNVVKHAGASGVAVRLEYGPRDLAVTVTDDGRGPGGGVGPGAGGHGAGGHGLIGIRERAAAHGGTAESGPGPDGRGFRVRVTLVTSGQEVGM, from the coding sequence ATACCCGCTTGGGGGGAGATCGGAGCGCGGGTCCGGGGGGCCGATCCGCGTCTGCAGGACCTGGGACTGACGCTGCTGGTGCTGCTGGCCGTCACCATGCCGTTCGTGGTGCCCCGTTCGGCCGACCTGCCGCGCGCGGACTGGGCCTCGTACGCGATGACCGTGCTCGCCGTGGTTCCGCTGGTCTGGCGGCGGCGGGCTCCGGTGGCGGTGCTGGTCGCGGTCCTGGCCCTCGGCGGCGTCTACAAGCTGGCCGTGGACGGGCCGGGGCAGCCGATCCCGTACGCCGGCCTCATCGCCTTCTACACCGTCGCCCTGCTGAGCACCGCCCGGGTGCGACTGGCCGTGGCGGGGCTCACGGTCGTGGCGGTCGCCCTGTCGGTGGGCTGGAACACGGGGACGGCGCGCGAGCTGCTGTTCACCCTCTTCGTCACCGCCGCGGCCTACGCCCTGGGCCGGCTCCAGTACACGCGCCAGGCGTACACCTCGGCCGTGGAGGACCGGGCGGCGCAGCTGGAGCGAGCCAACCGGATCGAGGCGGAACAGGCGGCCGCCCGCGAACGGGCCCGGATCGCGCGGGAGATGCACGACATCCTCTCGCACGCGGTCAGCATCATGATCGTGCAGGCCGAGGCCGGTCCGGTGGCAGTGCGCAGGGCCCCCGAGCGGGCCGAGGCCGCCTTCGAGGCGATCGCCGAGACGGGCCGGGACGCCATGGCGCAACTGCGCACGATGCTGGGGGTGCTACGACCCGACGGCGGCGCCGCGGCGGCCCCGCGCCGGCCCCAGCCCGGCATCGAGGAGCTGGCGGGGCTGCTGGAGCGGGTCCGGGGCAGCGGGCTGGAGGTGGGCTACGAGCGCACGGGCGCGGTGCGCCCCCTGCCCGCGGCGCTGGAGGCGACGGTGCACCGGGTGGTGCAGGAGTCGCTGACGAACGTGGTGAAACACGCCGGGGCGTCGGGGGTGGCCGTCCGGCTGGAGTACGGCCCGCGGGACCTCGCGGTGACGGTCACGGACGACGGGCGGGGGCCGGGCGGGGGCGTCGGGCCGGGCGCGGGCGGGCACGGCGCGGGCGGGCACGGCCTGATCGGAATCCGCGAGCGGGCGGCGGCCCACGGCGGAACGGCCGAGTCCGGTCCGGGGCCGGACGGACGCGGGTTCCGGGTGCGGGTCACCCTTGTAACGTCGGGTCAGGAGGTGGGGATGTGA
- a CDS encoding aspartate aminotransferase family protein — MSQDLSKTAYDHLWMHFTRMSSYENSPVPTIVRGEGTYIFDDKGKRYLDGLAGLFVVNAGHGRKELAEVAYKQAQELAFFPIWSYAHPKAVELAERLAHYAPGDLNKVFFTTGGGEAVETAWKLAKQYFKLQGKHTKYKVISRAVAYHGTPQGALSITGLPALKAPFEPLVPGAHKVVNTNIYRAPIYGDDPVAYGRWCADQIEQEILFEGADTVAAVFLEPVQNAGGCFPPPPGYFQRVREICDEYDVLLVSDETICAFGRLGTMFACDKFGYVPDMITCAKGMTSGYSPIGACIISDKLAEPFYKGDNTFLHGYTFGGHPVSSAVALANLDIFDKEGLNQHVLDNEDAFRSTLEKLHDLPIVGDVRGNGYFYGIELVKDKVTKESFTDEETERVLYGFLSKALFENGLYCRADDRGDPVIQLAPPLTADQGTFDEIEGILRRVLTEAWTKL; from the coding sequence GTGAGCCAGGACCTCTCCAAGACCGCGTACGACCACCTGTGGATGCACTTCACCCGCATGTCGTCGTACGAGAACTCGCCCGTACCCACCATCGTGCGGGGTGAAGGCACCTACATCTTCGACGACAAGGGCAAGCGCTACCTGGACGGTCTCGCCGGACTGTTCGTGGTCAACGCCGGTCACGGCCGCAAGGAACTGGCCGAGGTCGCCTACAAGCAGGCCCAGGAACTCGCGTTCTTCCCCATCTGGTCGTACGCGCACCCCAAGGCCGTCGAGCTCGCCGAGCGCCTCGCCCACTACGCCCCGGGCGACCTGAACAAGGTCTTCTTCACCACCGGTGGCGGCGAGGCCGTCGAGACCGCCTGGAAGCTCGCCAAGCAGTACTTCAAGCTTCAGGGCAAGCACACCAAGTACAAGGTCATCTCCCGCGCGGTCGCCTACCACGGCACCCCGCAGGGCGCCCTGTCCATCACGGGCCTGCCGGCCCTCAAGGCCCCCTTCGAGCCGCTGGTTCCCGGCGCGCACAAGGTGGTCAACACCAACATCTACCGCGCCCCGATCTACGGCGACGACCCCGTGGCCTACGGCCGCTGGTGCGCCGACCAGATCGAGCAGGAGATCCTGTTCGAGGGCGCCGACACCGTCGCCGCCGTCTTCCTGGAGCCGGTGCAGAACGCCGGTGGCTGCTTCCCGCCGCCGCCCGGGTACTTCCAGCGGGTCCGCGAGATCTGCGACGAGTACGACGTGCTGCTCGTCTCCGACGAGACGATCTGCGCGTTCGGCCGCCTCGGCACGATGTTCGCCTGTGACAAGTTCGGCTACGTGCCGGACATGATCACCTGCGCCAAGGGCATGACCTCGGGCTACTCCCCGATCGGTGCCTGCATCATCTCGGACAAGCTCGCCGAGCCGTTCTACAAGGGTGACAACACCTTCCTGCACGGCTACACCTTCGGCGGACACCCGGTGTCCTCCGCGGTGGCGCTCGCCAACCTCGACATCTTCGACAAGGAAGGCCTCAACCAGCACGTGCTGGACAACGAGGACGCCTTCCGCTCGACGCTGGAGAAGCTGCACGACCTGCCGATCGTCGGCGACGTCCGCGGCAACGGCTACTTCTACGGCATCGAGCTCGTCAAGGACAAGGTCACCAAGGAGTCCTTCACGGACGAGGAGACCGAGCGCGTGCTCTACGGCTTCCTCTCCAAGGCGCTCTTCGAGAACGGCCTGTACTGCCGCGCCGACGACCGTGGCGACCCGGTCATCCAGCTGGCCCCGCCGCTCACCGCCGACCAGGGCACCTTCGACGAGATCGAAGGCATCCTGCGCCGCGTGCTGACCGAGGCCTGGACCAAGCTCTAA
- a CDS encoding ABC transporter ATP-binding protein, translated as MYAMVAPPDKAPPDNAPPQDDVLWARSLHYSHSGSPGLIGVSIGVRAGEILAVTGPRGSGKTTLLRCLSGQLLPEQGEVWFNSVPVHTMGALARERLRRDRFGWIGPEPQLLPELRVWENAALPLLIAGASHRSAKRAACEWLDRLDIGAFARKRPGALNRAESQRVALARALASEPAVIFADEPTAPLHRAECALLLRTLTTAARSHRITVVLATHDEETAAVADRRVALLDGRPASAAAAHQTVFPQPPEDQAACSLSA; from the coding sequence GTGTACGCCATGGTGGCTCCACCGGACAAAGCTCCGCCAGACAATGCCCCGCCCCAGGACGATGTGCTCTGGGCACGGTCCCTGCACTACTCCCACAGCGGTTCGCCCGGCCTCATCGGGGTCTCGATCGGCGTCCGCGCGGGCGAGATCCTCGCCGTCACCGGCCCCCGCGGCAGCGGCAAGACCACCCTGCTGCGCTGCCTGTCCGGGCAGCTGCTGCCCGAGCAGGGCGAGGTCTGGTTCAACAGCGTCCCCGTGCACACCATGGGGGCCCTGGCCCGCGAGCGGCTGCGCCGCGACCGGTTCGGCTGGATCGGCCCCGAACCGCAGCTGCTGCCCGAGCTCCGGGTCTGGGAGAACGCCGCCCTGCCGCTGCTGATCGCGGGCGCGAGCCACCGCAGCGCCAAACGGGCCGCCTGCGAATGGCTGGACCGCCTCGACATCGGCGCCTTCGCCCGCAAGCGCCCCGGCGCCCTCAACCGCGCCGAGTCCCAGCGCGTGGCCCTCGCCCGCGCCCTCGCGAGCGAACCCGCCGTGATCTTCGCCGACGAGCCCACGGCCCCGCTGCACCGCGCCGAGTGCGCCCTGCTGCTCCGTACGCTCACCACCGCGGCCCGCTCGCACCGGATCACCGTGGTGCTGGCCACCCACGACGAGGAGACCGCGGCCGTCGCCGACCGGCGGGTCGCCCTGCTCGACGGACGCCCGGCCTCCGCGGCCGCCGCCCACCAGACCGTCTTCCCCCAACCCCCGGAGGACCAGGCCGCGTGCTCGCTCTCCGCCTAG
- a CDS encoding Lrp/AsnC family transcriptional regulator, with amino-acid sequence MHSEGVVSRSADSRNRQPSPSVDAVSLAIIEQLQEDGRRPYAAIGKAVGLSEAAVRQRVQKLLDQGVMQIVAVTDPLTVGLRRQAMVGINVEGDLDPVADALTAMAECEYVVMTAGSFDLMVEIVCEDDDHLLETINKKIRALPGVRSTESFVYLKLKKQTYMWGTR; translated from the coding sequence GTGCACAGTGAGGGCGTGGTCAGTCGAAGCGCAGATTCCAGGAACAGACAACCGTCCCCTTCGGTCGATGCTGTGTCCCTGGCGATCATCGAGCAACTGCAGGAGGACGGTCGCCGTCCCTATGCAGCCATCGGCAAGGCCGTGGGCCTGTCCGAAGCCGCGGTGCGCCAGCGAGTACAGAAGCTTCTCGACCAGGGCGTCATGCAGATCGTGGCCGTCACCGACCCGCTCACCGTGGGGCTGCGGCGCCAGGCGATGGTCGGCATCAACGTCGAGGGAGACCTCGACCCCGTGGCAGACGCGCTGACCGCGATGGCCGAGTGCGAGTACGTGGTGATGACCGCGGGCTCGTTCGACCTGATGGTGGAGATCGTCTGCGAGGACGACGACCACCTGCTGGAGACGATCAACAAGAAGATCCGCGCGCTCCCCGGCGTGCGATCAACCGAAAGCTTCGTTTACCTGAAGCTGAAGAAGCAGACCTACATGTGGGGAACGAGATAG
- a CDS encoding gamma-aminobutyraldehyde dehydrogenase, producing MTTELRRLRNYIGGEFKDAADGRTTEVVNPATGEAYATAPLSGQADVDAAMAAAAAAFPAWRDTTPSERQKALLKIADAFEARADELVATESENTGKPLGLTASEELPPMVDQIRFFAGAARLLEGRSAGEYMEGMTSIVRREPVGVCAQVAPWNYPMMMAVWKFAPAIAAGNTVVLKPSDTTPASTILMAEIIGSILPKGVFNVVCGDRETGKAMVEHRTPAMASITGSVRAGMQVAESASKDVKRVHLELGGKAPVVVFEDADIAKAAEDIAVAGFFNAGQDCTAACRVLVHESIHDEFVAALAKNAADTKTGQPDDEDVLYGPLNNPNQLKQVAGFIERLPAHAKVEAGGHQVGEKGYFYAPTVVSGLKQDDEIIQNEVFGPVITVQSFTDEDQALAYANDVEFALASSVWTKDHGRAMRMSKNLDFGCVWINTHIPLVAEMPHGGYKKSGYGKDLSAYGFEDYTRIKHVMTSLDG from the coding sequence GTGACCACCGAACTGCGTCGTCTGCGCAACTACATCGGCGGGGAGTTCAAGGACGCCGCCGACGGGCGGACCACCGAGGTGGTCAACCCCGCCACGGGCGAGGCGTACGCGACCGCTCCCCTCTCCGGCCAGGCGGACGTGGACGCCGCCATGGCCGCCGCCGCGGCGGCCTTCCCGGCCTGGCGCGACACGACCCCCTCCGAGCGCCAGAAGGCGCTGCTCAAGATCGCGGACGCCTTCGAGGCGCGCGCGGACGAGCTCGTCGCCACTGAATCGGAGAACACCGGCAAGCCGCTGGGCCTCACGGCCAGCGAGGAGCTGCCGCCGATGGTGGACCAGATCCGTTTCTTCGCGGGCGCCGCCCGCCTGCTCGAGGGCCGTTCGGCCGGCGAGTACATGGAGGGCATGACCTCCATCGTCCGCCGCGAGCCGGTCGGCGTCTGTGCCCAGGTCGCGCCCTGGAACTACCCGATGATGATGGCCGTCTGGAAGTTCGCCCCGGCCATCGCCGCGGGCAACACCGTGGTCCTCAAGCCCTCGGACACCACCCCGGCCTCCACCATCCTGATGGCGGAGATCATCGGCTCGATCCTGCCCAAGGGCGTCTTCAACGTCGTCTGCGGCGACCGCGAGACCGGCAAGGCCATGGTCGAGCACCGCACTCCGGCGATGGCCTCCATCACCGGCTCCGTGCGTGCGGGCATGCAGGTCGCCGAGAGCGCCTCCAAGGACGTCAAGCGCGTCCACCTGGAGCTCGGTGGCAAGGCCCCCGTCGTGGTCTTCGAGGACGCCGACATCGCCAAGGCCGCCGAGGACATCGCGGTCGCCGGCTTCTTCAACGCCGGCCAGGACTGCACCGCGGCCTGCCGCGTACTGGTCCACGAGTCGATCCACGACGAGTTCGTCGCGGCGCTGGCCAAGAACGCGGCCGACACCAAGACCGGGCAGCCGGACGACGAGGACGTGCTCTACGGTCCGCTGAACAACCCGAACCAGCTGAAGCAGGTCGCGGGCTTCATCGAGCGGCTCCCCGCCCACGCCAAGGTCGAGGCGGGCGGCCACCAGGTCGGCGAGAAGGGCTACTTCTACGCCCCGACCGTGGTCTCGGGCCTCAAGCAGGACGACGAGATCATCCAGAACGAGGTCTTCGGCCCCGTCATCACCGTCCAGTCCTTCACGGACGAGGACCAGGCCCTGGCGTACGCCAACGACGTCGAGTTCGCCCTCGCCTCCTCGGTGTGGACCAAGGACCACGGCCGCGCGATGCGGATGTCCAAGAACCTCGACTTCGGCTGCGTGTGGATCAACACCCACATCCCGCTCGTCGCCGAGATGCCCCACGGCGGATACAAGAAGTCCGGCTACGGCAAGGACCTCTCCGCCTACGGCTTCGAGGACTACACCCGCATCAAGCACGTCATGACCTCGCTCGACGGCTGA
- a CDS encoding spermidine/putrescine ABC transporter substrate-binding protein — MPELAFSRRAAMRGLGAAGLLAALTGCGVPAAFVPEYQREGRDRSERDRSVSFSNWPLYIDTDDEDENRRPTLDAFTEKTGIDVRYTEEINDNDEFFGKVSPSLMNHQETGHDLVVVSDWMAARFVHLGWAQAMDRSAQPNVAKYLDPQLRSPAFDEGRLHTVPWQSGITGIAYNRKALGREIKSVKDLWQPDLAGKVTLFSGLDESFSLLMQGNGVDVTRWTESDFHRMCDHVESMVKKKHIRRFTGNDYTSDLSKGDVLACQAYSGDAIQLQADNPDIEFVVPEEGAELWAESMLIPNLARHKANAEALIDFYYAPEVAAKLAAAVNYVCPVPAAREVLAASEDKETAELAENPLIFPDDDMRKRLVLARDISSAERAPLAKRWNAIVGL; from the coding sequence ATGCCTGAACTCGCCTTCTCCCGCCGCGCGGCGATGCGCGGCCTCGGTGCCGCGGGCCTGCTGGCCGCCCTCACCGGCTGTGGCGTCCCCGCCGCCTTCGTCCCCGAGTACCAGCGGGAGGGCCGGGACCGCTCCGAACGCGACCGCAGCGTCTCCTTCTCGAACTGGCCGCTCTACATCGACACGGACGACGAGGACGAGAACCGGCGGCCGACGCTGGACGCCTTCACGGAGAAGACCGGCATCGACGTCCGGTACACCGAGGAGATCAACGACAACGACGAGTTCTTCGGCAAGGTCAGCCCCTCCCTGATGAACCACCAGGAGACCGGCCACGACCTGGTCGTGGTCAGCGACTGGATGGCCGCCCGCTTCGTCCACCTGGGCTGGGCCCAGGCCATGGACCGCTCGGCGCAGCCCAACGTGGCCAAGTACCTCGACCCGCAGCTGCGCTCCCCGGCCTTCGACGAGGGCCGGCTGCACACCGTCCCCTGGCAGTCGGGGATCACCGGCATCGCCTACAACCGCAAGGCGCTCGGCCGGGAGATCAAGTCGGTCAAGGACCTCTGGCAGCCGGACCTGGCGGGCAAGGTGACGCTCTTCTCCGGCCTCGACGAGTCCTTCTCCCTGCTGATGCAGGGCAACGGCGTCGACGTCACCCGGTGGACCGAGTCCGACTTCCACCGGATGTGCGACCACGTGGAGAGCATGGTGAAGAAGAAGCACATCCGCCGCTTCACCGGCAACGACTACACCTCGGACCTCAGCAAGGGCGACGTCCTGGCCTGCCAGGCCTACTCCGGCGACGCGATCCAGCTCCAGGCCGACAACCCCGACATCGAGTTCGTGGTTCCGGAGGAGGGCGCCGAGCTCTGGGCGGAGAGCATGCTCATCCCCAACCTCGCCCGCCACAAGGCCAATGCCGAGGCCCTGATCGACTTCTACTACGCCCCCGAGGTGGCCGCGAAGCTCGCAGCCGCCGTCAACTACGTCTGCCCGGTCCCGGCCGCCCGAGAAGTCCTGGCCGCCTCCGAGGACAAGGAGACCGCCGAGCTCGCCGAGAACCCGCTGATCTTCCCCGACGACGACATGCGCAAGCGCCTCGTCCTGGCCCGGGACATCTCCTCGGCCGAGCGCGCACCCCTCGCCAAGCGGTGGAACGCCATCGTCGGACTCTGA
- a CDS encoding serine hydrolase domain-containing protein, with amino-acid sequence MNATTRTLIATALVLGVAAGPAVAHAAPASGAASGSVSAAIAAPAAPTVSTPPNAAALEKAIAGLGPQNKDATAALVRVGGTSGSWQGSSGVADIRTGREAVEQGRFRAGSVTKTFTSSVVLQLAAEGRVDLNRPVRQYLPDTVPEAYATVTVRQLLNYTSGIPSADGPGDSFEAQWEHRFDVTDPHDQLANALAKKPEFAPGAAQHYLNIDYTLLGVLIEKVTGTTYEEAVGRRILKPLGLHGTSFPGRTQTKIHGPHNQGYQTVAKADGSRELRDVTEWNSSDRWAAGDIISTTADLERFTIALFSGRIVPKAQLEEMFTVPGVKDFASGKDATLTAGMSRIVLPDGTVAWGKTGGRHGYNTAIGGTRDLSRTLVYSVNSTNAKGEDTNPVALGIVMAAFAK; translated from the coding sequence ATGAACGCAACGACCCGCACGCTGATCGCCACCGCCCTGGTCCTGGGCGTGGCGGCCGGACCGGCCGTCGCCCACGCCGCGCCGGCGTCGGGGGCGGCGTCCGGCTCGGTCTCCGCCGCGATCGCCGCGCCCGCCGCACCCACCGTCTCCACACCGCCGAACGCCGCGGCGCTGGAGAAGGCGATCGCCGGCCTCGGTCCGCAGAACAAGGACGCGACGGCCGCCCTGGTCAGGGTGGGCGGTACGAGCGGCTCCTGGCAGGGGAGTTCGGGAGTCGCGGACATCCGTACCGGGCGGGAGGCCGTCGAGCAGGGCCGTTTCCGGGCCGGGTCGGTGACCAAGACCTTCACCTCGTCGGTGGTGCTGCAGCTCGCGGCGGAGGGCCGGGTGGACCTCAACCGGCCGGTCCGCCAGTACCTGCCGGACACCGTTCCCGAGGCCTACGCCACCGTCACCGTCCGGCAACTGCTCAACTACACCAGCGGGATACCGTCGGCAGACGGGCCGGGCGACTCCTTCGAGGCGCAGTGGGAGCACCGCTTCGACGTGACCGACCCGCACGATCAGCTCGCCAACGCCCTCGCGAAGAAGCCGGAGTTCGCGCCGGGCGCCGCCCAGCACTACCTGAACATCGACTACACGCTGCTGGGCGTACTGATCGAGAAGGTGACGGGCACGACGTACGAGGAGGCGGTGGGCCGCCGGATCCTGAAGCCGCTGGGGCTGCACGGAACCTCGTTCCCGGGCCGGACCCAGACGAAGATCCACGGGCCGCACAACCAGGGCTACCAGACGGTGGCGAAGGCGGACGGTTCGAGGGAGCTGCGCGATGTGACGGAGTGGAATTCCTCGGACCGCTGGGCCGCCGGGGACATCATCTCGACGACGGCCGATCTGGAGCGGTTCACGATCGCGCTGTTCAGCGGGAGGATCGTGCCGAAGGCGCAGCTGGAGGAGATGTTCACGGTGCCCGGGGTGAAGGACTTCGCCAGCGGGAAGGACGCGACCCTGACGGCGGGGATGTCCCGGATCGTCCTGCCCGACGGCACGGTCGCCTGGGGCAAGACGGGCGGCCGGCACGGCTACAACACCGCGATAGGCGGGACCCGCGACCTCTCCCGCACCCTGGTCTACTCGGTGAACTCCACGAACGCCAAGGGCGAGGACACGAACCCGGTGGCCTTGGGCATCGTGATGGCGGCCTTCGCCAAGTAG
- a CDS encoding glycerophosphodiester phosphodiesterase codes for MRTLTAVGHRGDPYRVRENTLASIRSAFTRGADAVEIDVRTTRDGVPVLLHDESLQRLWGHDVRLDAVTAPQLKELTQGGIPTLRDALMAAGAGRVMIDLPGASAETVRTVVGQVRECGARDRTYYCAGPATMLAVRAADPGAEIALTWTTLSPPRRVLIDAVAPSWLNYRFGLVGRELVDALHRDGLLVSAWTPDTKRSMRALIAAGADSITTNRVDVLAALRAELGR; via the coding sequence ATGCGCACCCTGACTGCCGTAGGCCACCGCGGGGATCCCTACCGCGTCCGCGAGAACACCCTCGCCTCGATCCGCTCCGCCTTCACCCGCGGCGCGGACGCGGTGGAGATCGACGTCCGGACGACCCGCGACGGGGTCCCCGTACTGCTCCACGACGAGAGCCTCCAGCGGCTGTGGGGCCATGACGTGCGCCTGGACGCCGTCACGGCCCCACAGCTCAAGGAGCTGACGCAGGGCGGGATTCCGACCCTGCGCGACGCCCTGATGGCCGCCGGCGCGGGCCGGGTCATGATCGACCTGCCGGGCGCGAGCGCCGAGACCGTACGGACCGTCGTGGGCCAGGTCCGCGAATGCGGGGCGCGCGACCGTACGTACTACTGCGCGGGCCCGGCCACCATGCTGGCGGTCCGCGCCGCCGATCCGGGCGCCGAGATCGCACTGACCTGGACCACGCTCTCGCCGCCGCGCCGGGTGCTGATCGACGCGGTGGCCCCGAGCTGGCTCAACTACCGTTTCGGGCTGGTCGGACGGGAGCTGGTGGACGCCCTGCACCGCGACGGCCTGCTGGTGTCGGCCTGGACCCCGGACACCAAGCGGTCGATGCGCGCGCTGATCGCGGCGGGGGCCGACTCGATCACCACGAACCGGGTGGACGTGCTGGCAGCCCTACGGGCCGAGCTCGGCCGGTGA